The genome window TTTTAACTCATCGATGTCTTTCTGCCACCAGGGCTCTCGAAGAATTCCCTCTATAACAGATAGAGAAAACCGATATTTAATCACACGGGCAGGATTTCCTGCTGCTACGGCAAAATCAGGAATATCATGAGTAACAACCGCCCCGGCCCCTATCACAGCCCCATTTCCTATTCGTCGTACGGAGGGGGTAATAATGGCATTTCGCCCAACCCAAACATCGCTGCCGATTTCCAAAGAGCCCCGTGAAATCTTCTCCTCCGAAACATATCCAAATGCCGGGTTATAGAAGAAAGGATGAAGCGAAAGATGCTCAAGAGGGTGATTTCCGTTGAAAATGCAAACCCCCGCTGCAAAAGAACAGTACCTTCCGATTCGGGTCATCGGAGCAATTCGACCGGGAGAGAAACACCCATAACTGTAGAGTCCAACTTCAATTTGGTGATAACGCTTAAAGAGTTCACGAAGGGTTATAGAGTACATTTCCCCGCCCTCCGTTTTTTTCACAAACCAGCGTATAAAAGGGCGAAAACGCTGATATTGATAAAGTTGAATTAAAAAATCTTGTTTCATTGACAAAACTTCATACTACAAAGAATTTTCAGACTCCGTCTCCGTCGGTGAACATAAAGAAACCGACCTCCTAATGGGTTAAAAATATAAACTGATGAATGAAAAATCGGATTTAACAATTTCAGTACTTATTTTATCGGCAAAACAACACCATAAGGATGAACGGAGAATTAAAAAACACTTCCGAAAAAAAGGCAAAAATTAAAAAGACAAAGAGAATCTGTATAGAGGCTTTCTCCACAATTTATGTCTGTTCAATTAAATTCACACCATTTCAAAATATTCATTGAAATTAGGAAGAAAGACCGATAAAATGCGTATTCTTTCTTGTTATAATAAATAAAAAAATGCTTCTATCATAGAAATTGTACAGTTTTTTTCTGTTTCTGAAACTATCATCGGCAACTTCGAATTTGCTTCTCGGAAAATCAGTTATCATTTTCTGCTGACATAGAACATTTCATACAAAACATACTATCTGCCCGTTTTTATCGGAAGCAAACGGCTTTGGACCTGTTCTAACCAAACGGCAAAAGATTTTCTAAACTTTAAGTGAAGAAAAGAAAGCCGAATGGCTGATGACAGTTTCAGAATCAGGGGATAACCAATGACAACAATTCGTCATAAAAAATCTTCACGTTTTCTGAATCGAAATTTGCTTTGGATATCGGCTTCTCTGCTGCTTCCGTTCACGGCAGCATATTCCGCAACCTATTACGTTTCCACGACCGGGAGTGATACAGCCGGCAACGGCTCCCTGACAAACCCATGGCGAACTATTTCCAAAGGTCAGTCAATGCTGGCCCCAGGGGATACCCTTTACGTTCGCGGCGGCGTCTATACAGAAAGTGTGACAATTACCGTTCAGGGAACCGAAAACGCCCGTATCACGATCGCTGCTTACCCGGGAGAAACCCCTGTTCTCGACGGGGCAGAACCTGTAACCGGATGGACATGCTGCTCCGCGGATGAGCCCGGACTGATGGTTGCCGGCATTCCCAATAAATTTGCAGACAAAATCTACAAGGCCAGAATCCCGGCCGCCAAAATGCCCAGTTCCAAAACCAAATGGGTCCTCTTTGAAGATGGAACCCATGCTCGGCTGGCACGCTGGCCCGATCAGAATGTCGGATACGGGCTGGACACATCCCTCTTTCAACTCGTTCCCAGTGAATCCGTCGGGTTGACCACTCAGCTCCGAGACGATACGGTCCTCTCGAAGCTCAATCCCGCTTCCGTTTGGTACGATTATATATCCAATCTGTCCGCTTCGGATTTGGCCAACTATTGGAACGGGGCTTATCTGCAGATTTGGTTTCGAACGGACGGGAATTTCACCTCCAGCTACCTGATAACCGGCGGCGGTGAAAATGCAATTTCCATCGACGGCGAATTTTCCCGGGCCCTTCGGAACACCGATGCCTATAACATTAATCGACATCCTCATCTCCTCAACGAACCCGGTGAGTTCTATTTCACCCCTGAGCCGGACGCCGAAGGATACCACACTTTTTA of Anaerohalosphaeraceae bacterium contains these proteins:
- a CDS encoding CatB-related O-acetyltransferase codes for the protein MYSITLRELFKRYHQIEVGLYSYGCFSPGRIAPMTRIGRYCSFAAGVCIFNGNHPLEHLSLHPFFYNPAFGYVSEEKISRGSLEIGSDVWVGRNAIITPSVRRIGNGAVIGAGAVVTHDIPDFAVAAGNPARVIKYRFSLSVIEGILREPWWQKDIDELKGNLDQFTRPYVDVIGLSEGKV